The Tissierellales bacterium genome includes the window AAACTTGAACCTAATGCTACTCCAATTGCTTTTTCATATTTATCTTCTACTTTTATTAAATCTGCCACTACACCTACTATACCTTCTCCTAAAATAGAATCTTTTTTACAAGCCTTCATTACATTTTTTACACTTCTATAAAATCCTTCATAACTTTCTTCCATATTTACTAAAAACCTATGATTAGATATTTTTCCTTGTAAATTTCCCCTATTTTCATTAGATTTATCATATAAATTGGATAAGTCTTTCTGCAATTCTTTAATCTTTTTGTTTGAATTTACTAGTTCTTTACTAATATCTTTTACTTCTTCTTTTTTTAACTTTTCTTCTTTTAATAAACTATCTATTATTTTTACTCTTTCTGTTTTGTCATTTTCAATTTCTTTAATCTCTTTATTAACCTGAGATATCCTATTATCAATATTCTTTTGAAAAGAATTAAGATTGTTTATTTTGCTTTTTCTGTCAGTCATTAAATTAAAAGTATCAATAATATTACCTTTAGTTTCATCTATTATTTTTTCTTCATTTAATATATCTTTTTCTAAATATTCTGCTCGTTTAAATTCTTCTTTATATTTTTCTTTTAGTTGATTTAATTCCTGATTATGTTCTTCATAAGTTAATTGTAACTCCTTTGCATTAGAAGACAGTCTTCCTTTTTCTTCTATTAACTTATTAATTTCTTCTTCTAGCCTTTCTTTTTCTTTTCTATTGTATTTTTCTTTTTCATCTAATAATGTGAGTTTATTTCTTTTATCCTCAAGTTCTTTTTGTAAATCAAACCTTTTATTTTGGAATTCCTCCATATGCTTATCCATTTTATTAATGCTGTTTTTTTCTTCGTTGTATTTATTCTCTACAATATTTCTTTCTTTTATCTTTTTTTGTAATTTTTCTTTTAAACTTGTTTTTTCTTTTTCAATTTCCTCTAATTTAATATTCAAACTATCTAGCTCTCTTATAATGACGTTTATTTCTAACCCTTTTAATTCTTCTACTCTGCCCATATATTCTTTTGCTGCCTTAGATTGTTCCTTTAAAGGTTTTAATTGCCTTTCTAGTTCAAGTACAATATCATTTATTCGCACTAAATTTTCTTCAGTTTTAACTAGCTTTTTCTCTGCTTTTTCTTTTCTAGTTTTGTATTTAGTTATTCCAGCAGCTTCCTCAAAAATACTCCTTCTTTCTTCTGGCTTATTACTTAATATTTCATCAACCCTACCTTGTCCAATAA containing:
- a CDS encoding AAA family ATPase: MYLKKLEIQGFKSFADKTEINFENGITCIVGPNGSGKSNVSDAIRWVLGEQSVKTLRGNKMEDIIFAGTKNRRPLGFGEVSITFDNKDNNIPIEYSEVSITRRIFRSGESEYYINKNSCRLRDIKKLFMDTGVGKDGYSIIGQGRVDEILSNKPEERRSIFEEAAGITKYKTRKEKAEKKLVKTEENLVRINDIVLELERQLKPLKEQSKAAKEYMGRVEELKGLEINVIIRELDSLNIKLEEIEKEKTSLKEKLQKKIKERNIVENKYNEEKNSINKMDKHMEEFQNKRFDLQKELEDKRNKLTLLDEKEKYNRKEKERLEEEINKLIEEKGRLSSNAKELQLTYEEHNQELNQLKEKYKEEFKRAEYLEKDILNEEKIIDETKGNIIDTFNLMTDRKSKINNLNSFQKNIDNRISQVNKEIKEIENDKTERVKIIDSLLKEEKLKKEEVKDISKELVNSNKKIKELQKDLSNLYDKSNENRGNLQGKISNHRFLVNMEESYEGFYRSVKNVMKACKKDSILGEGIVGVVADLIKVEDKYEKAIGVALGSS